Proteins encoded in a region of the Geoalkalibacter sp. genome:
- a CDS encoding 6-phosphofructokinase has translation MSYKGTIGILTGGGDVPGLNPAIRAITIRALREGYRVLGIRRGWAGLVELIPERDADNSENVQVLTKDLANRAGRTGGTFLHTSRTRPSHLPKSNLPPHLRDKYTAEINDVTPEVLRNIEFLGLDFLIPIGGDDTLSYAQRLHEEGVKVVAIPKTMDNDVP, from the coding sequence ATGAGCTACAAAGGCACCATCGGCATACTCACCGGCGGCGGAGATGTTCCCGGGCTCAACCCCGCCATTCGCGCCATCACCATCCGCGCCCTGCGCGAAGGCTACCGGGTGCTCGGCATACGGCGCGGCTGGGCCGGGCTGGTCGAACTGATTCCCGAGCGCGACGCCGACAACAGCGAAAACGTCCAGGTTCTGACCAAGGATCTGGCCAACCGCGCCGGGCGCACCGGCGGCACCTTCCTGCACACCTCGCGCACGCGCCCCAGCCATCTGCCCAAGTCAAACCTGCCGCCGCACCTGCGCGACAAATACACCGCCGAAATCAACGACGTCACCCCCGAGGTGCTGCGCAACATCGAATTTCTCGGCCTCGACTTTCTCATCCCCATCGGCGGCGACGACACCCTGAGCTACGCCCAGCGCCTGCACGAGGAAGGCGTCAAGGTGGTGGCCATCCCCAAGACCATGGACAACGACGTGCCG